A DNA window from Thalassospiraceae bacterium LMO-JJ14 contains the following coding sequences:
- the gltA gene encoding citrate synthase has protein sequence MSNEKSFTLTDNQSGDSWELPVMHGSLGPDVIDVRKLYAQTGCFTYDPGFTSTGSCESKITFIDGDEGVLLYRGYPIEQLAEHSDFMEVCYLLLYGNLPTESDKTKFEHDITYHTMVHEQMQTFLRGFRRDAHPMAVMCGMVGALSAFYHDSLDISDPKHRMISSYRMIAKMPTIAALAYKYNLGQPYTYPKNKLRYAENFLHMLFSTPCEEYEIDPVLARAMDVILILHADHEQNASTSTVRLAGSSGANPFACISAGIASLWGPAHGGANEAVLNMLEEIGDKSNVSAFVEKAKDKEDSFRLMGFGHRVYKNFDPRSRVMRTQCHKVLDALGVHDEPLLEIALELEKIALEDEYFIEKKLYPNVDFYSGIIFKAMGIPTTMFTALFAVARTVGWIAQWNEMIEDPSQKIGRPRQLFTGAEKRDYLEIAKR, from the coding sequence ATGAGTAACGAAAAAAGTTTTACCCTCACCGATAACCAGAGTGGCGATAGCTGGGAATTGCCGGTGATGCACGGTTCACTCGGTCCTGACGTGATCGATGTGCGCAAATTGTATGCTCAGACCGGCTGCTTCACCTACGATCCGGGGTTCACCTCGACAGGTAGCTGTGAATCCAAGATCACCTTTATCGACGGTGACGAAGGTGTTTTGCTGTATCGCGGTTATCCGATCGAACAGCTCGCCGAACATTCCGACTTTATGGAAGTCTGCTATCTGCTCTTGTACGGAAACCTGCCGACGGAATCAGATAAGACCAAGTTCGAGCATGACATCACCTACCATACGATGGTGCATGAACAGATGCAGACCTTCCTGCGCGGGTTCCGCCGCGATGCACACCCGATGGCGGTGATGTGCGGTATGGTTGGCGCTTTGTCGGCGTTCTATCACGACTCACTGGATATCAGCGATCCGAAGCACCGTATGATTTCTTCGTACCGCATGATCGCCAAGATGCCGACCATTGCGGCACTGGCATACAAGTACAACCTCGGCCAGCCCTACACGTATCCGAAAAACAAGCTGCGGTATGCCGAGAACTTCCTGCACATGCTGTTCTCCACCCCGTGCGAGGAATATGAGATCGATCCGGTCCTGGCGCGAGCCATGGACGTTATCCTGATCCTGCATGCCGACCATGAACAGAACGCTTCGACATCGACGGTCCGCCTCGCCGGTTCGTCGGGCGCCAATCCGTTCGCCTGCATCTCGGCGGGCATTGCGTCGCTTTGGGGGCCCGCACATGGCGGGGCCAACGAGGCGGTGCTCAACATGCTGGAAGAAATCGGCGACAAGTCGAACGTCAGCGCGTTCGTCGAAAAAGCCAAGGACAAGGAAGATTCGTTCCGTCTCATGGGCTTCGGTCACCGTGTCTACAAGAACTTCGATCCGCGTTCGCGTGTCATGCGCACCCAGTGCCACAAGGTACTTGATGCACTCGGCGTGCATGACGAGCCGCTGCTCGAAATCGCCCTTGAGCTCGAGAAAATCGCGCTTGAGGACGAATACTTCATCGAGAAGAAGCTGTATCCGAACGTCGATTTCTATTCGGGTATCATCTTCAAAGCGATGGGGATTCCTACGACCATGTTCACGGCGCTGTTCGCCGTGGCGCGTACTGTCGGCTGGATTGCCCAGTGGAACGAGATGATCGAGGATCCGAGCCAGAAAATCGGACGTCCCCGCCAGCTCTTCACCGGTGCCGAAAAGCGCGATTACCTCGAAATCGCCAAGCGCTAA
- the gltX gene encoding glutamate--tRNA ligase — protein sequence MPVVTRFAPSPTGFLHIGGARTALFNWLFAKHHEQYGDGGTFLLRVEDTDRARSTDEAVAAIFDGLSWLGLDWDGDAISQFERRERHQEVVQQLLDKGMAYKCYCSPEELTAMRDKARAEGQKRMYDGTWRDRDPGDAPHGIDPVIRLRAPIEGATVIEDLVQGRVEVANEQLDDMVLLRADGTPTYMLAVVVDDHDMGITHVIRGDDHLVNAFRQVQLFKAMEWDLPEFAHIPLIHGPDGAKLSKRHGALGVDAYRDMGYLPEALRNYLMRLSWSHGDEEIISTEQAIEWFGLDAVGRGAARFDFQKLESLNGHYIRHTDNDRLTDLVMARLNEVLDGKLAEGAAARVKMGMDGLKERAKNLIELSESAVFYAISRPLQPDEKASQILTDEAKQTLTAFRAGVADIDEWTEENVQAAAKAYADEHEMKLGKVAQPLRAALTGTTVSPGIFEVMAVLGREETLARLDDVN from the coding sequence ATGCCCGTCGTTACCCGATTCGCCCCCTCGCCGACTGGATTTCTGCATATCGGCGGCGCCCGTACAGCGCTCTTCAACTGGCTGTTTGCAAAGCACCATGAACAATATGGTGATGGTGGTACGTTTCTGCTCAGGGTCGAAGATACGGACCGGGCGCGTTCGACGGATGAAGCGGTCGCGGCAATCTTCGACGGTCTGAGCTGGCTGGGCCTGGATTGGGATGGGGACGCCATTTCCCAGTTTGAACGCCGCGAGCGCCACCAGGAGGTGGTTCAGCAGTTGCTCGACAAGGGGATGGCCTACAAGTGCTACTGCAGCCCTGAAGAACTGACGGCAATGCGCGACAAGGCCCGTGCCGAGGGGCAAAAGCGCATGTACGACGGCACCTGGCGCGACCGGGACCCCGGTGATGCGCCACACGGCATAGACCCGGTGATCCGCCTGCGTGCGCCGATCGAGGGTGCCACGGTGATCGAGGATCTGGTCCAGGGCCGCGTTGAAGTCGCCAACGAACAGCTTGATGACATGGTACTGCTGCGTGCTGACGGGACGCCGACCTATATGCTGGCTGTCGTCGTCGACGATCATGACATGGGGATCACGCACGTCATTCGCGGCGACGATCACCTGGTCAATGCCTTCCGCCAGGTACAGCTGTTCAAGGCAATGGAATGGGACCTGCCGGAATTTGCGCATATCCCGCTGATACACGGACCGGATGGCGCCAAACTGTCGAAACGCCACGGTGCGCTTGGTGTCGATGCATACCGCGACATGGGGTATCTGCCCGAAGCGCTCAGAAATTATCTGATGCGTCTGTCATGGTCGCATGGCGACGAAGAGATTATCTCTACCGAGCAGGCAATCGAATGGTTCGGGCTGGATGCCGTCGGTCGTGGCGCTGCACGGTTTGACTTCCAGAAGCTGGAATCCCTCAACGGCCATTATATCCGCCATACGGATAACGACCGGTTGACGGATCTGGTGATGGCGCGCCTCAACGAGGTGCTTGATGGAAAGCTTGCCGAAGGGGCTGCCGCTCGGGTAAAAATGGGTATGGATGGGTTGAAGGAACGTGCTAAGAACTTGATTGAACTTTCTGAAAGTGCAGTGTTTTATGCAATTTCACGCCCTCTCCAACCAGACGAAAAAGCCTCGCAAATCCTGACCGACGAGGCTAAGCAGACACTAACCGCATTTCGTGCCGGTGTGGCTGATATCGACGAATGGACGGAAGAAAACGTCCAAGCAGCCGCCAAGGCATATGCCGATGAACACGAAATGAAGCTCGGCAAAGTGGCGCAGCCGCTTCGTGCGGCGCTGACGGGGACCACGGTGTCCCCCGGAATATTCGAGGTCATGGCCGTTCTCGGCCGTGAAGAAACCCTCGCCCGGCTGGATGACGTGAACTGA